Proteins found in one Triticum aestivum cultivar Chinese Spring chromosome 4D, IWGSC CS RefSeq v2.1, whole genome shotgun sequence genomic segment:
- the LOC123098165 gene encoding probable inactive poly [ADP-ribose] polymerase SRO3 — protein MDFSGDVKQAIPRPAVAFGGVGSAGPSPLLRGWREFRRSGAPVRFLCFEGGAWADVVGEAAVPLRRAFLDGRVVAEAAYGGREFLFDFLRMVRIDAGTAQEVAMGWIDDRGACFFPVPDSGRKRKRGEPELEDGALSGVEEGSDESSDTVESGRVSKAARGAWGRAVRLEETDKFYQVVKKLFLSGIAPRVGGGVAITAVHKVAQGPRCRAFQQQGQLLAAARGADGGNAKFAWYGAPSADVAAAVEHGFGRTNSRVLGHRAHGDGVHLSPPQSPYASAMLANADENGEAHIVLCRVLMGRPEAIPAGSSQLHPSSDDYDSAVDNMQNPQWYVVWSKDMNTRILPEYVVSFKCPSLHQMQGSSGATSALKKPSPVARDMFPTLLAEIQRFVPSSKLETLQGTYNRFKKGQMKKDQFIRFLRAFIGDRVLTAVAKKLRGY, from the exons ATGGACTTCTCCGGCGATGTCAAGCAGGCGATCCCCCGCCCGGCCGTCGCTTTCGGCGGCGTCGGCAGCGCTGGCCCGTCCCCGCTGCTCCGGGGCTGGCGGGAGTTCAGGCGGAGCGGCGCGCCCGTCAGGTTCCTCTGCTTCGAGGGCGGCGCCTGGGCTGATGTCGTGGGCGAGGCGGCTGTGCCTCTGCGCCGGGCGTTCCTGGACGGGAGGGTGGTCGCCGAGGCCGCGTATGGCGGCAGGGAGTTCCTGTTCGACTTCTTGCGGATGGTGCGCATCGACGCTGGCACCGCCCAGGAGGTCGCCATGGGCTGGATTGACGACCGCGGGGCCTGCTTCTTCCCTGTGCCGGACAGCgggcggaagaggaagaggggcgagCCTGAGCTGGAGGACGGGGCGTTGTCCGGGGTGGAGGAGGGGTCCGACGAGAGCAGCGACACGGTGGAGTCCGGCAGGGTCAGCAAGGCGGCCCGCGGGGCTTGGGGCAGGGCGGTGAGGCTGGAGGAGACGGACAAGTTCTACCAGGTTGTCAAGAAGCTCTTCCTCAGCGGGATTGCCCCCCGGGTGGGCGGCGGCGTGGCGATCACGGCGGTGCACAAGGTCGCCCAGGGTCCCCGGTGCAGGGCTTTCCAGCAGCAGGGACAGCTCCTGGCCGCTGCGCGCGGCGCCGACGGGGGCAATGCCAAGTTCGCGTGGTACGGCGCGCCGTCGGCGGACGTGGCCGCGGCGGTGGAGCACGGGTTCGGGAGGACCAACAGCCGGGTCCTCGGCCATCGCGCGCACGGCGACGGCGTCCACCTCTCGCCGCCTCAGTCTCCTTACGCCAG CGCAATGCTAGCAAATGCAGATGAGAACGGCGAGGCGCACATCGTGCTGTGCCGTGTTCTGATGGGCCGGCCAGAGGCCATCCCAGCCGGGTCCTCCCAGCTCCACCCCAGCAGTGACGATTACGACAGCGCCGTCGACAACATGCAGAATCCCCAGTGGTACGTTGTTTGGAGCAAGGATATGAACACGAGGATCCTCCCAGAGTACGTCGTCAGCTTCAAGTGCCCCAGCCTCCATCAGATGCAAG GATCATCGGGAGCGACCTCCGCCCTAAAGAAGCCTTCGCCGGTGGCTCGTGACATGTTTCCGACGCTTCTAGCAGAGATCCAGCGGTTCGTGCCATCCTCCAAGCTGGAGACATTGCAGGGGACCTACAATCGCTTCAAG AAAGGGCAGATGAAGAAGGATCAGTTCATCCGGTTCTTGCGCGCCTTCATCGGCGACAGGGTGTTGACAGCAGTTGCCAAGAAACTCCGAGGATACTGA